In Labrus mixtus chromosome 13, fLabMix1.1, whole genome shotgun sequence, a single genomic region encodes these proteins:
- the nr0b1 gene encoding nuclear receptor subfamily 0 group B member 1, translating to MATLEGCRCRGASGRTNNSILYSILKSDSLATAEEQQQQQQLQHLFHKTSTSSATAAPAASLQELRQQACSCGSTRRRGVLRSPQVTCKAASAVLVKTLRFVKNVPCFRELPEDDQLMLIRSGWAPLLVLGLAQDRVDFETTETVEPSMLQRILTGLPDRQSEEAPAGQSRGAAGVSVLDIEAIRAFLKKCWSVDISTKEYAYLKGAVLFNPDVEGLRCIHYIQSLRREAHQALNEHVRLIHREDTTRFAKLLIALSMLRAISPLVVAQLFFRPVIGTVNIEEVLMEMFYGK from the exons ATGGCCACGCTGGAGGGCTGCCGCTGCCGAGGCGCAAGCGGCAGAACCAACAACAGCATCCTCTACAGCATCTTAAAGAGTGACAGTCTTGCCACCgcggaggagcagcagcagcagcaacaactgcagcaTTTGTTCCACAagacctccacctcctccgccACAGCCGCCCCGGCAGCCTCTCTGCAGGAGCTCCGGCAGCAGGCGTGCTCCTGCGGCTCGACGCGGCGCCGGGGCGTCCTCCGCTCCCCACAGGTGACGTGTAAAGCCGCCTCGGCCGTCCTGGTCAAGACGCTGCGCTTCGTGAAAAACGTGCCGTGTTTCCGCGAGCTGCCGGAGGACGACCAGCTGATGTTGATACGCAGCGGGTGGGCTCCCCTGCTCGTGCTGGGACTCGCGCAGGACCGCGTGGACTTTGAGACCACGGAGACAGTGGAGCCCAGCATGCTGCAGCGCATCCTCACGGGTTTACCGGACAGGCAGAGCGAGGAGGCGCCGGCCGGGCAGAGCAGGGGGGCGGCCGGGGTCTCCGTGCTGGATATCGAAGCTATCAGAGCGTTTCTGAAGAAGTGCTGGAGTGTTGATATCAGTACGAAGGAGTATGCTTACCTGAAAGGAGCTGTGCTCTTCAACCCAG ATGTTGAGGGTCTGCGCTGCATCCACTACATCCAGTCCCTCCGCCGCGAGGCTCACCAGGCTCTGAACGAGCACGTGAGGCTGATCCATCGCGAGGACACGACGCGCTTCGCCAAGCTGCTCATAGCCCTGTCCATGCTGAGGGCCATAAGCCCGTTGGTGGTCGCCCAGCTCTTCTTCAGACCCGTTATAGGGACCGTCAACATCGAGGAGGTGCTCATGGAGATGTTCTACGGAAAGTAG